The nucleotide sequence GATGGATAGGCGCATATAAAAGCACAAGAAATAGGAAACAGGAGGCTACTGATTTTCCAGATAATTTCATTTCACTATACGCGAATGAAAAAATGGGAGAATTTAACATCCTTCCAGTCGTTGGTCAGAATAAATTAAATGAGGTATATGTCGTAGGACAGCTGCACATTGACATCTTTGAGCTCTCTGAACTTGTGGATATGGCTTTAAGCAATCGACAAGGCTACAAAACAGACGATATACGTTACCAAACCGTAATCAAATATGTACGAGAGGAACTCCTCCCTGAAATAGTGGGAATGCGTGTAGAATATGCGGCTAGAAAAAAAGAAAATCAAAAAAGGAAAAAGTTAGATAAACAAAAAGAAGTAGAAGAACTCTTTAAAAAACAGGTTGACGGATTTAAAAATACGACATCGGCAGATGCCGCAAAAAAAATAGTAAAAGAGCTAGGGGCAGGAGATTCCCAAAAAGTAGAAAAAATATTGCAAGACACCATAAACAACAACAGCGCCGCATTGGGACTGAAACCGCGTATTGATCAAGACAAAAAGAAAATACTTATTAGCCATACAAAGAAAGATAAGGATTTGGCAGATGTAATATATGAAATGTTATTATTCAACGGCGTTCCAAAGATAGACATTATATATACTAATTGCGAAGACGAAGAAGCTAGGATACCTGTGGGCCAAAACGGAGAAAACGGTATCTATGATTATTTAAAGAAATTTTTTATGGATAGTTATTCCAATCAAAAAATATTCGTAATTTTTGTGACAAGCATTGATATGAGAAATTCGTGGGGAGCTATTGTAGAAGTGGGAGCGGCTTGGATAGCCAGGTCAGAACATAAAATATTTAATATTGGTGAATTCCGTCCAGAACAACCGCTTGACACAGCATCAATATGGCAAAATAGCAAACGTAAGTCGTTTGCGTCATTATGTACAGATAGCATCAATTACGACACATTTTGCCAATTCATAGAATATATATGTACATATCTAGGTTATAGCAAAAAATCCAGAGACGAAAACAAAAAGAAACTTAAAAAACTTGGGGTTTCTATAGAATAATAACTTTTGTTAAAAATAGTAAAAACACGACATTATTACTAATAATTAAGAACGCACAATGATATCATCGACGAAAAACCCCTTTTCTGTTATAATCCTTGACAGCAGAGAGGGGGATGTGGTATGAGTGATAAAAAAAGAATAGCCGTCGTGGACATCTTCTGTGGCGCCGGTGGGTTGACACATGGATTCATACAAGAGGGATTCAACGTTACCGCCGGGATAGATTTTGACAATACGTGCAAATATCCCTATGAATATAACAACGATGCCGTTTTTCTTAATGAAGACGTAATGAATCTCAAAGCCGACACCATAAAAGAGTATATGAAAGACGCCAACATCAAAATCTTAGTCGGATGCGCTCCATGCCAGCCTTTCTCAACATACAATACTGGAGACAGGAAAAAAGACGATAAGTGGAGGTTGTTGTACAGATTCGCAGAGCTTATCAAAGAAGTATCACCAGACATATTTTCCATGGAAAATGTGCCTGCATTAAAAGCATTCGACAACGGCCAAGTTTTATCAGACTTTATAGAAACACTTGAAGCAGCAGGATATCAGGTCACTGAGTTTATAGTTAACTGCCAGGAGTACGGAATACCACAATACAGAAGGCGTTTGGTAGTGTTAGGATCAAGGAATGCACGAATAAAACTCATTTCTCCTATATGCAAGACTATGACAGACTACAAAACGGTGAAAGATACAATAGGA is from Cloacibacillus sp. and encodes:
- a CDS encoding ATP-binding protein, producing the protein MQNREYKLEIDPRILELLGPSLYTNIYYILAELIANAYDADANNVWIFDNEDDITVEDDGKGMSYENGDIKKYLNVAGITRTGENDAYTPSGRKKMGRKGVGKLAALSVSENVIVKTRVEEEKSGFILSRHPGEKKMLEPLPEEKINFKKVRQHGTAVVMSTPQYKLHVGLNAVKKNLLRIFPLVSKDFKIHLVRGKDEETIARSDKDMVEELCALITFGEPFSKYKNYFKTEYLDKKDVLLKTLQTKIFPDVFIMNKNYGKPLPYNIEIRGWIGAYKSTRNRKQEATDFPDNFISLYANEKMGEFNILPVVGQNKLNEVYVVGQLHIDIFELSELVDMALSNRQGYKTDDIRYQTVIKYVREELLPEIVGMRVEYAARKKENQKRKKLDKQKEVEELFKKQVDGFKNTTSADAAKKIVKELGAGDSQKVEKILQDTINNNSAALGLKPRIDQDKKKILISHTKKDKDLADVIYEMLLFNGVPKIDIIYTNCEDEEARIPVGQNGENGIYDYLKKFFMDSYSNQKIFVIFVTSIDMRNSWGAIVEVGAAWIARSEHKIFNIGEFRPEQPLDTASIWQNSKRKSFASLCTDSINYDTFCQFIEYICTYLGYSKKSRDENKKKLKKLGVSIE
- a CDS encoding DNA cytosine methyltransferase; this encodes MSDKKRIAVVDIFCGAGGLTHGFIQEGFNVTAGIDFDNTCKYPYEYNNDAVFLNEDVMNLKADTIKEYMKDANIKILVGCAPCQPFSTYNTGDRKKDDKWRLLYRFAELIKEVSPDIFSMENVPALKAFDNGQVLSDFIETLEAAGYQVTEFIVNCQEYGIPQYRRRLVVLGSRNARIKLISPICKTMTDYKTVKDTIGMLPPIAAGEISENDPLHRCARLGDTNLRRIKASKPGGTWRDWPEEIIAKCHKKASGATYASVYGRMSWNEPSPTMTTLCFGYGNGRFGHPEQDRAISLREAALFQTFPLNYQFVKPGEKYVTKILGRQIGNAVPVELGRVIAKSIAKHLENTDH